From Gemmatimonadaceae bacterium, one genomic window encodes:
- a CDS encoding SpoIID/LytB domain-containing protein, which produces MTIWTALAAATLCAIASPGHSGEAGPPPPQKSETLIRVLLSGGGRAASARVSSPSGFNLLGSGGSLMARGNAGAAWRIERDGRRVRAVRPDGVPTVWAEGSIRAQPVGSGLMALDGSPYRGDLVFTGSDSGLAEINALSIEDYLLGVVPQEMGERPPGDSAAVQAQAVTARSYAYIHLAPSRAYDVTSGVLDQVYGGVAAETAVGSQAVESTRWIVVMYAGRVVNAPYHSACGGSTAAASEIWRTNDEPYLRAVSDRIPGTNRFYCDGAPRFAWTRAFDATTLNAAVAQYLATYASVPGRKPGAVRDISIASHTPSGRVGTLTVSTERGNFVLRGNDIRFVLRKPGGEILESTYFSVATAPAPDGSLARLTLHGMGYGHGVGMCQWGAIGRARAGQDFREILQAYYPGTTIGPAP; this is translated from the coding sequence ATGACCATCTGGACGGCGCTCGCCGCTGCCACGCTCTGCGCAATCGCGTCGCCGGGCCATTCAGGTGAAGCGGGGCCTCCGCCGCCTCAAAAGTCCGAGACGCTCATTCGCGTTCTGCTATCGGGGGGGGGCCGCGCGGCCTCGGCGCGCGTGTCGTCCCCTTCGGGGTTCAATCTGCTCGGCAGCGGCGGCAGCCTGATGGCTCGGGGCAACGCGGGCGCCGCCTGGCGGATCGAACGCGACGGGCGCCGCGTTCGCGCCGTGCGTCCGGACGGCGTTCCAACCGTGTGGGCCGAAGGATCGATCCGAGCGCAGCCGGTCGGGTCGGGCCTGATGGCGCTCGACGGGTCACCGTACCGCGGGGATCTGGTGTTCACCGGATCGGACAGCGGGCTCGCCGAGATCAACGCGCTGTCGATCGAGGATTATTTGCTCGGGGTCGTTCCGCAGGAGATGGGCGAGCGCCCGCCAGGCGACTCGGCGGCGGTGCAAGCGCAGGCCGTCACGGCGCGGAGCTACGCGTACATCCATCTCGCGCCGTCGCGCGCGTACGACGTCACGAGCGGCGTCCTGGATCAGGTGTACGGCGGCGTCGCCGCCGAGACGGCGGTCGGATCGCAGGCGGTGGAGTCGACGCGCTGGATCGTCGTGATGTACGCCGGCAGAGTGGTGAACGCGCCGTACCACTCGGCGTGCGGCGGATCTACGGCCGCGGCGTCGGAGATCTGGCGAACGAACGACGAACCGTATCTTCGGGCGGTGAGCGACCGTATTCCTGGAACGAACCGCTTCTATTGCGACGGTGCGCCGCGATTCGCGTGGACCCGTGCCTTCGACGCCACGACACTGAACGCGGCGGTCGCCCAGTACCTCGCGACCTACGCGAGCGTGCCGGGCAGGAAGCCGGGGGCCGTGCGAGACATTTCGATCGCTTCACACACGCCGTCGGGGCGGGTCGGGACGCTCACGGTGTCGACGGAGCGGGGGAACTTCGTGCTGCGCGGCAACGACATTCGGTTCGTACTCCGCAAACCCGGTGGCGAGATTCTGGAGAGCACCTATTTTTCCGTCGCAACGGCGCCGGCGCCCGACGGCTCGCTCGCGCGTCTCACGCTCCACGGGATGGGCTATGGGCATGGTGTCGGCATGTGTCAGTGGGGCGCGATCGGGCGCGCGCGCGCCGGCCAGGATTTTCGCGAGATTCTCCAGGCCTACTATCCAGGCACGACGATCGGGCCTGCGCCGTAG